A genomic region of Spirochaetota bacterium contains the following coding sequences:
- a CDS encoding nitroreductase family protein, with the protein MELQQAIIERRSIRRFTDYYVTDDEITQILEAARMAPSWANVQPWEFIVVRDKSLIEKITETYSPNNPARKCSLASTALIVACAKKNISGCKEGQQVTALPNWYMFDVGMAVQNLCLKAHELGLGTVVVGFLDHQKCNEILNVPSDSTVVVTIPVGKPEVSGKQGPPRKELAEFVYLNKYGIKFY; encoded by the coding sequence ATGGAGCTACAACAGGCAATAATAGAGCGAAGGAGTATCCGCCGTTTTACTGATTACTATGTAACAGATGATGAAATTACTCAGATACTTGAAGCTGCGCGCATGGCACCATCTTGGGCAAATGTGCAGCCATGGGAATTTATTGTAGTGCGGGATAAATCGCTGATAGAAAAAATAACTGAAACATATTCCCCAAATAACCCTGCACGTAAATGCTCACTGGCATCCACTGCACTAATTGTTGCATGTGCAAAGAAGAATATTTCAGGTTGCAAGGAAGGGCAGCAGGTCACTGCATTGCCAAACTGGTATATGTTTGATGTAGGCATGGCGGTACAAAATTTATGCCTCAAAGCACATGAGTTGGGACTGGGAACTGTTGTTGTGGGATTTTTAGATCATCAGAAATGTAATGAAATTCTCAATGTGCCATCTGATTCTACAGTTGTTGTAACAATACCTGTTGGTAAGCCTGAAGTAAGCGGCAAGCAGGGACCACCACGTAAAGAACTTGCTGAATTTGTGTATTTAAACAAATATGGGATTAAATTTTATTAA